From a region of the Triticum aestivum cultivar Chinese Spring chromosome 7D, IWGSC CS RefSeq v2.1, whole genome shotgun sequence genome:
- the LOC123164779 gene encoding uncharacterized protein, with product MVSPLQRGSGFCSSQQRRGPGIDRGSKQPHPNPSRAQPTPPPPPDSVAMALRSPSSTSRQDLSPPADSLPPISQGGSSNGAKADVARKKEVDHLLAKLKKEGVEIDGNIASIIDDEMARIKAEAERASIINGLKRNGWLVMLTITSAALGFLLGGECYEKALYAQMRVIFGEEE from the exons ATGGTTAGTCCATTACAAAGAGGCAGCGGCTTCTGCTCGTCACAACAAAGACGAG GCCCCGGAATCGATCGAGGAAGCAAGCAACCGCACCCAAACCCTAGCCGAGCTCAGCcgacgccgcctcctcctccggattCCGTTGCCATGGCGCTGCGCTCTCCCTCCAGCACTTCGCGGCAGGATCTGTCGCCGCCGGCGGACTCTCTGCCTCCCATCTCTCAG GGTGGATCCAGCAATGGAGCCAAAGCAGATGTTGCTAGGAAGAAGGAGGTTGATCATTTGTTGGCAAAATTAAAAAAGGAGGGAGTGGAGATAGATGGCAACATAGCTAGTATTATTGATGATGAGATGGCTAGAATTAAAGCTGAAGCTGAGAG GGCGAGCATCATTAATGGTCTGAAAAGGAACGGGTGGTTGGTAATGCTCACTATTACATCTGCTGCTTTGGGTTTCCTCCTGGGAGGGGAATGTTATGAAAAGGCCCTCTATGCGCAGATGCGCGTCATTTTTGGTGAAGAAGAATag